The following is a genomic window from Nymphaea colorata isolate Beijing-Zhang1983 chromosome 3, ASM883128v2, whole genome shotgun sequence.
cttttccttttttttcctttctttctcaaattttatcatttttccattttatttaaaaaaaaaaaactttataatcaccacttttttttttcctttctttctgtctttctttttcttccgtCCAAACAAAGGGTTAATTACGGTTAGGTCATGTGATCGACTGATCGTCAGTCACCGTATTGGTCATCTGATCGTCAGCCACCGTAGTGGAGGAGAAAAGAAAGTCCTTTAAATGTCAATACCCCTTTCCCAGGTcgtctgagagagagagaagaaaggtCTCCGACGAACGCCATGGCGAGGACTCCCCATGTTCTGGTGGTGCCGTACCCAGCGCAGGGCCACATGATCCCCCTCTTCGAGTTCGCCCACCTGCTATCCACCCATGCCATCTCCATCACCGTCGTCGTCACACCAAAGAACCTCCGCTTTCTTCAGCCCTTCCTCTCCGACGACGactccctccctctccgcccACTCGTCctccccttcccttcctcccccGACATCCCGCCCGGCATCGAGAACTCCCAAGACCTCCCCAAGGGCTCCTTCCTCTCCGTCATGCGCGCCTTCCCGGCATTATCCGACCCCCTCCTCCAGTGGGCTCGAGCCCAACCCCACCCACCGACCGCCATCATCTCGGACATGTTCCTCGGTTGGACCCTCGACTTGGCTCGCTCCCTCGGCATCCCCCGCCTCGTTTTCTACACCTCAGGCTCCTTCGCCGTCTCCGTTGTCCACTCGCTCTGGCTCAACGTGCCGGATAGACCGGCCGACCACGCCACCGACGAGCTTTTCCCGGTACCCGTGCCCGACGTGCCCGGGTCGCCGGTCTTCCCGTGGTACCAACTCTCTCCGATATATCGGGTATACAAGGAATCGCCAGCCGGCTCGCTGGAGTGGCTGAGGAAGATCTTTCTCGCCAACGTCGCCAGCTGGGGCGGCGTGTTCAACACGTTTCGGAAGATCGAGGGGGCGTACCTCGACCATCTGAGCTATAGGCCGGACGGCGGCTGGAAGACGTGGGCGGTAGGCCCGCTGGTGCCCCACTGGGAAGAGAACAGAGTGGCGGAGAGGGGCGGTTGCTCGGAGACGTCCGTCCGGGATGTGGTGGCGTGGCTGGACGGTCGAGACGAGGCCTCCGTCGCATACGTGTGCTTCGGCAGCCAGGCGGAGCTGTCGGACGAGCAGGTGGCGGCGCTGAGCGCCGCGCTGGAGACCAGCGGCGTGGCATTCCTCTGGTGCGTGAAGCAGAAGAAACACGGTGGCCCCAGTCAAGGTTGGTggctctcttctttttctcaaacCTTCTCTTCTCTTTGCTTGAAAATGTCGGCCATTTCCTCCCTGGCCCCTGCTAATGGTAGCCAGTCAACAGCCATCGTTGCCGGCGTcctttttttcatacaaaattgTCCTTTCTCTTATGTCCAAAGCAACGGCACGTTCACTATTTTGCTCTTCAAATCATCCCTCATtactaaaaaactaaaattacttACTTTCTCCATCAACTCTCTGCATCGCTCTTGTCTTTAGTGCCAGAAGGGCTCGAGAAAGGGGTCccttattattaaaaaactaaaattacttACTTTCTCCATTGACTCTCTGCATCGCTCTTGTTTTTAGTGCCAGAAGGGTTCGAGGAAAGGGTGAAGGAGCGAGGTATGGTCTTGAGGGGCTGGGCGCCACAGGTCTTGATCCTGAACCATAGGTCAGTCGGGTGCTTCCTGACACATTGTGGCTGGAACTCGACGCTTGAAGGGCTAGCCGCGGGCGTGCCTCTGTTGACCTGGCCCTTGTACGCGGACCAGTACATGAACGAGGTCCTAATCGTTGACCAACTTCTCACCGGGGAGCGCGCACTCCACGGGACGAACCCGGTGCCGGACCCAACTCATGTGGCCCAAGCATTGGTCCGGTTGACACGAAGAGATTGCGAAGTCCGGGCGCGGTCGCAGGCGATCAAGGAATCGGCTCACCTCGCTGTGAAGGGTGGTGGAAGCTCATATAAGGACTTGGTTATGTTGGTGGAAGAGCTGCACCAAATGGCTCCGTTGAATAATAGCGAAGGAGAAAATGGGGGATGCACCCATACTATGGAAGGATCCGATCCAATTTAGTTTGGCtggcttttgtttctttccGATCCTAGCCAAATAAAAGACAAGGTTATCTTGTTTCCTAGGAGCTTCTTATTGGATACAATCGTACTTTCTTAGGCCtatgttttttgcttttgttttctttgaaggGGTTGGCGATACAGTAGAGTATAGCAGGGTTGGTAGGCAGTTAATTCTTATTTTGAGCCCCAATTCCTATTTTGAACCCTTTGAGTGTCGACTTCTTTGTGCTGGTGCGACATCGAGAGTAGGCCATGTAGGAATATCATGATGGATTACTTCTCCAGACATAGATCTGGTTTGAGTATATGTTACTATGGATATCCATGAGTATACGTCTGTTTGAGCTTTGGTGTAAATGGCTGGAGCGGTAACAGTTTCAAAGAGATTTCGGTATCTGGATGAAACTAAAAAGCGGTTCGTTTAAGAACTCAAAGCGGGTGTTGGATTATGACAAGATCCAGCCCCGAGTCGATGTCTGATTCAGGTGCAACACTGCTGACCTCCTCTCTTGaatcaaagaatgaaaaaaagtacAAGGACTTGATGCCTGGTTATGACCGGTACTTCTTTCCGCTTACAAAGCATGCAAGAAAAAAGAGATGTGCTTACTCGCTCTTCGTTAGGAAGGGGttagattttttgttctttttaagGACCAATGTTAATAAGTGGACCAATGTTAATAAGTGCGTTGATGCGAAGCGATGAATTAAGCTAGCTGGTTAAGTGATTCATAACAtctataaaaaataatgttagaAGTGaataaaaacaatcaaaatgacatagaagcaagagaaagaatgtagggagagagagagccaccCTTGTTTCTGTTAAGCGGGCTTGAACGTCACACTGAgtgagagtaagagagagagagggagagagcgcCTAAAATAGCCAATGATAATTGGCCATTCCATGCATTAAAGAGAAAAACCAGCCCATAAAGAGGCCAAAGTCTGCCAATCCAAACCACATAACCAAGCCATGAACAGGTCAAAAGAAATGCCATAACGCTGAAGCCATGAACAGGTCAAAAGAAAAGCCATAACCCTGCCACGATAAAGCACGCCACCCAACAAACAGCTGCCCAAAGCCTTAAACAAGTAACCAAATGTCAAAAACTGCGCCATAAAGAGGCCACAAAGAACACCCTCCATGTAGCACCAATAAATAGAGCACGCTAGTGACGGCCCAAGCCTTGGGGAGATGAACCAGGCAAACCACGAAATCGACAGCACAGTAATAAAGCGAGAGGCAGAGAGAAATGGAAGCACCAGATCGAGATAAACCGAGAGGCAGAGAGAAATGGAAGCACCAGATCGAGATAAACCAAGCATAGCAGTaaagcgagagggagagagaagtgGAAGCACCGCAACCCAAGCGGCATCGCATCGGTGACCCAAGCAACAGATCCAGTGGCAACCAAACTGTAGACCCGGCGAAAGCAACAGCAGCAACCTCAGCCACACCCCAAGTGGCAGACCCCTTAATGGCGACCGTGACAACAATGACCGAAGCTATGACCCAAGTAGATCCAGTGGCGACGTAGTCGATAGACCCCGCGGAAGCAGCACATTGACAGCAAACAACCTCAGTAGTGATCCAAGCGACAATGCAGATGGCAGAAACCAATGGCAACCTCAATCAATGGAAGAACCAACCTCAAACCATGGGTGCCTTTATGCACGCAAATCAGGCACGCACCTCTCACACGCATGATGCATGCGGATCATAGTCATGATGCACACACATCCGGTTAAAGACGCACCACCCAAATGGCGGTGCGTTTGGTTGGGTGGTGTATCTCATCTAACCACTGTTAGGGACTTTTTGGTAgaaccatagttggcaaacttgctTATTCGAATTGCTAGTCACCTGGCACTACACCAAATATGACACTTGGTTCCGTGCACGTGAAACTTCATGTATTGGCAGTTGCCCCTTTTCACAATGTTTGTCACTGATTCAACTTGCTAGCTAAAGATAGCAAAAGGCGAACTGCACTTTACCAGCTTTACAAGCTTTTGTTTTAAGAGTTTCTTATTTCCTCTACTGCAGTctcttctcttcatttttttggggaTTGGTAGTACGTCAGTTTCTTCTGTCCTTCCCATCCCTCTCGTTGCCTTTCTTTTACATCTGAACaccattttatttcatttccttcttgtttaAGTGGCCATCGAATCACAAGAGAGTTTATCCTTTCCATTcaatcctctccctctctccatccaaacagggtgTTAATTAACAGCCATCCATTTGATATTCATGTCAATAGCATcctaaaatataaatgaaaatatatatgagCTTTTATGAAGGTGTTTGTATGAGCCAATGGCAGAGCCAGACACCTATACTTGGAAGTACATGTTGATTTTTCCTTCAAGTCCGATGATCATATATGAGCCAATGGCAGGGCCACACCATACAAGACTTGGCCCTCCATACGTGTAGTACTATTTATTTATAGAATGTGTCTGACTTTGTTCAGTAAGCGGGGTCCACATTTTCATTGATAAGAATATTATATCATCAAACATTTTGGTAATATCTTGGTGTATCTTTTATGATTTCATTGGTGTGCTGCTGATTATAGTTCCCTACTTgtcactctttctttctctttcatgatGAAAGAACCCCCAAGTTGTAGTGGTGCCATACCCAAAGCAAGTCCACAGTATCCTCTCTTTCAATTTTCTCAGCTGCTATTCAACGAGCTATCACCACTCCCACCACTTTAGCCTTGGCCTGCATCCACACCAACACTTTGCCGCTAATCAACTTAGTGATATGGATTGCTGATTCGTTTGTGGATCACAGCAGCATAGAGAATGTCGATCTAGACCCACCTCGTCCTTTTAACTGGATCCAGTCCTATGAAAAGCACAGAAACAATAGGTCACCCTGACCTAATCCAAAAAGGGGCACACCTAACCATCCAGCccggcttttctttttttttttggttgctcAGGAGTAGGGTGTGGGTTTGGACATTGTGCCTCCAGCCAATTCTGTGCAGCCAAGTTATCCAGGCTGCCCCATCAGCTAGTAACTTGTGGCCGCTTGTGCAATAGTGTTTCCCTCTCTGGGCAATGTGGTCGAGCCTTGGCCATGCACTAAAAGCAATTGCATCAATTAGTTGTATGCTGACATCCCTAGCAGGGGAGGAGGGAGGGGTGGGGGgctgcctaggccatggccccaccccaactaaGTGAAATTTAGattaacaaaattgaaaatttttagttgtataatgtattttttggattttagtttagtttggccctacccggataagTT
Proteins encoded in this region:
- the LOC116251511 gene encoding flavonol 3-O-glucosyltransferase UGT89B1-like codes for the protein MARTPHVLVVPYPAQGHMIPLFEFAHLLSTHAISITVVVTPKNLRFLQPFLSDDDSLPLRPLVLPFPSSPDIPPGIENSQDLPKGSFLSVMRAFPALSDPLLQWARAQPHPPTAIISDMFLGWTLDLARSLGIPRLVFYTSGSFAVSVVHSLWLNVPDRPADHATDELFPVPVPDVPGSPVFPWYQLSPIYRVYKESPAGSLEWLRKIFLANVASWGGVFNTFRKIEGAYLDHLSYRPDGGWKTWAVGPLVPHWEENRVAERGGCSETSVRDVVAWLDGRDEASVAYVCFGSQAELSDEQVAALSAALETSGVAFLWCVKQKKHGGPSQVPEGFEERVKERGMVLRGWAPQVLILNHRSVGCFLTHCGWNSTLEGLAAGVPLLTWPLYADQYMNEVLIVDQLLTGERALHGTNPVPDPTHVAQALVRLTRRDCEVRARSQAIKESAHLAVKGGGSSYKDLVMLVEELHQMAPLNNSEGENGGCTHTMEGSDPI